The Nerophis lumbriciformis linkage group LG07, RoL_Nlum_v2.1, whole genome shotgun sequence genome window below encodes:
- the fasn2 gene encoding phenolphthiocerol/phthiocerol polyketide synthase subunit C — translation MDQAEDSIAVVGIGCNFPGGEGLDNFWKVLVNGRNCSVLIPKERFELSSWYDPDDNKAGKSRTAKAALLDGFNQFDHKLFGISDSEVEQMDPQQKQLLQCVYRALENAGIPMEKASGTRTGVFFGLMNRDYETNAAHMHPRVINHWTGTGLAMSIAANRVSYVFNFTGPSLSIDCACSSSLVALHLACQAIKQGDCDMAVCGGVNCIFEPRVFVALSKAKMISPDGTSKPFSNKADGYGRGEGCGVVLLKPLTKALQDQDHIWGIISKTAVNQDGHSVSPITKPSLSQQEELLRRTYSERDITNVHYIEAHGTGTPVGDPTEAASISNVIAKAKAPGSAILRIGSVKSNIGHTESAAGVAGVIKVLLMMKHETIVPSVFFCEDTASVDSRALNLHVPKEVEKWEATGARVAGVNNFGFGGTNAHAIVRQHMWSHSIKKNDGRQVKYFVMSANSPKSLMLTLENTITHLENNVDLDCLLYTAACRRSHLKHKYRRALMVSSLADLREKLHAAVSRNTSPALSDPKLVFVFCGNGVTYHGMGKQLLRHEPVFRDTIKQISEAYQRLSVLNILDTLESEHEHGDYNAPHVVQPLLFAIQVGVATLLKCWGVKADAMLGHSVGEVSAAHCSGLLSLEDALKVIYFRSVLQTKATGGKMLVISNMAVSEVTALLPRYSGRICLAAFNSPQSCTLSGDADAIENLQEELSSSANGQNLFIRVLEVSAAYHSHMMNPILPKIREAIGSLEENELSTQLFSTVTGKEAQQGDFCSGDYWARNIREPVAFEQAVRSASGGQKSLVFVEVGPRRALQRNIMETLGNDVTVVASLQPDKDHETLLSVVSKLFELGVQVDWNTFYAGYETVPLPFPKYQFDCSDRDVIIKGAQKNTVSTHPLLCATGSEKNTLLCDVVSDSVFYLKEHKHNKVPIIPGSFYAELGLAAFMACAKPKVPLNTLQLSVNFHSPFILTPNSPEMKVQLEQKENNTSFTVFSSSATCASGTVVVKKERPVEEQRIDLNSIYKRCTSVVTYQEFYGYLSQGGFQYGDVFQNKANVHYGEDLKEAYAVVTVQQELLPQLHDYCVHPVVLDFLMQLLPVTVEHIFAGRPGFPAKIGSLTVSEPLQDEMIVYLRATDVGADHFEVCGCFADRDGNVLVEVKDVLIKYLGSRSHVVEEYFYHNHYSVISEGITNDPPPKALVFSDSMGISKCLQQNLDSRSRYISFSNAEDLLSSDFPTLLSNLNITNIEDNFDEVLFLWGKENLNSLTPDVILENLTNCCEMFRQVILQLKRIRFPNSIRAITYCSSELTVDHVNPGFAIVGMTRSFAAEIPELSFQLVDISSVSAKDIAALSEVLRAYPCSKYPELVVKDGVILKPSIERTPPELTENSEGSFTSSTSEPCVIQTVGAFKISRLTAVHFDTEAEQISATSVEIQPTKVCVHSSDYFPVSTSHLNFGQTLYWNTHSLQNHKLLMLDFSGIITGVGKEVKKLKVGDYVASCYPVVAASRVRIPQGVCYSTKRLPFLQSTPCLSYFVLAWEILYRLLPRSKQNLGIVSLVPDSVLVKVLALVSQKLGCTVIVGTQCNGSFINANEMGALIVLPPYDESLMIKICNFPGVQNVVLVREYQTQLLVTQDVLQSFQESVHVQTINLPVILQKGSLSARRLHVYHMLKSLNLTKTFSLASFTFQNVTSEKIHNLYSQSYFSANNLAVVALEKGPPSSTSDIPLLPTKKQIFRRKAVYIVAGGLTGLGFETVKFISQRGGEFVVILSRSKPSAEVQQEICNVEKQCGNSIVSMECDISVSGQVLKVVSDIHLKFKGYPIRGVFHSAVVLHDGLIEALDRSLYEKVFKPKVNGVLNLHHATLSCQLDYFVCYSSISAFLGNASQTNYAAANTFLDLFCQYRRKLGLSGQSINWGALDLGLLLNKELFHRFLEAKGMMVLKVAEIHKSLEQCLLLNRPQQAVCRFHFRNIRFNVLSQNAALTMRLSALVEQAFQKSREFDTENRNTVEVPARDYLISLIVKTIGLEVDTVKDDTPLSSLGIDSMQAMTLQNLIYQDRGINVPLVKLLDPNATLSTVMVILSEGNGDGTEEQLSTDESTFSTKF, via the exons ATGGACCAAGCTGAAGACAGCATTGCCGTGGTGGGCATCGGCTGCAACTTCCCTGGCG GCGAAGGTCTTGACAATTTCTGGAAGGTTCTGGTGAACGGACGCAATTGTTCTGTGCTCATTCCCAAGGAGAGATTTGAATTGTCCAGCTGGTATGACCCTGATGACAACAAGGCGGGTAAATCCCGCACGGCTAAGGCTGCTCTCCTTGATGG TTTCAACCAATTCGACCACAAGTTATTTGGCATCAGCGACAGTGAAGTGGAACAAATGGACCCTCAGCAGAAGCAGCTGCTTCAGTGCGTCTACAGAGCTTTGGAGAATGCTGGTATTCCGATGGAAAAGGCCAGCGGGACCAGAACTGGAGTGTTTTTTG GCCTCATGAACAGAGATTACGAGACCAATGCAGCCCACATGCACCCCAGAGTCATCAACCACTGGACGGGGACAGGACTGGCCATGAGCATTGCCGCCAACAGGGTGTCGTACGTCTTTAACTTCACCGGGCCGTCGCTGTCCATCGACTGCGCTTGCTCATCCTCTCTGGTGGCGCTTCATCTGGCCTGCCAGGCCATTAAACAAG GGGATTGTGACATGGCCGTGTGCGGAGGTGTCAACTGCATCTTTGAGCCAAGAGTGTTTGTGGCCCTCAGCAAAGCAAAGATGATCTCACCGGATGGCACCAGCAAGCCATTCTCCAACAAGGCTGATGGTTACGGAAGAGGCGAGGGATGCGGTGTCGTTCTCCTAAAACCGCTGACAAAG GCTCTGCAAGATCAGGATCACATCTGGGGCATCATCAGCAAGACTGCTGTCAATCAAGATGGCCATTCAGTGTCGCCTATCACTAAACCGTCCCTGAGTCAACAGGAAGAGCTGCTGCGGAGAACCTATTCTGAGCGCGACATCACCAACGTCCACTACATTGAGGCTCACGGGACCGGAACCCCAGTTGGCGATCCAACAGAGGCAGCAAGCATATCAAACGTCATCGCCAAAGCCAAAGCTCCCGGTTCAGCGATTCTGCGAATCGGCTCGGTGAAAAGCAATATTGGACATACGGAATCTGCCGCCGGTGTGGCCGGAGTCATCAAGGTTCTCCTCATGATGAAACACGAGACCATCGTTCCTTCTGTGTTCTTCTGCGAGGACACGGCCAGCGTAGATTCCCGAGCTTTAAACCTGCACGTTCCCAAAGAGGTGGAAAAGTGGGAAGCAACAGGAGCACGGGTTGCAGGAGTGAACAATTTCGGCTTTGGGGGTACCAACGCTCATGCTATTGTCAGACAGCACATGTGGTCGCATTCAATCAAAAAGAATGATGGCAGGCAGgtcaaatattttgtcatgtcAGCAAATTCACCAAAGTCTCTAATGCTCACGCTAGAAAACACCATCACACATCTGGAGAACAACGTGGATCTGGATTGTCTGTTGTACACTGCGGCTTGCAGGAGGAGCCACCTCAAGCACAAATACAGAAGGGCCTTAATGGTATCATCTCTAGCTGATCTTAGGGAGAAGCTCCATGCCGCTGTCAGCAGAAATACAAGCCCAGCCCTCTCAGATCCCAAGTTAGTTTTCGTGTTTTGCGGCAACGGCGTCACTTATCACGGCATGGGCAAGCAGCTGCTCCGACACGAGCCAGTGTTCAGAGATACGATCAAGCAAATTTCAGAGGCTTACCAAAGGCTGAGCGTGCTGAACATTCTGGACACGCTTGAAAGTGAGCATGAGCACGGCGACTACAACGCTCCACATGTGGTCCAGCCTCTTCTTTTTGCAATACAAGTGGGCGTCGCCACTCTGCTCAAATGCTGGGGTGTCAAAGCTGATGCCATGCTGGGACACTCGGTGGGTGAGGTCTCGGCGGCTCACTGCTCCGGCCTCCTGTCTCTTGAGGACGCCCTAAAAGTCATTTACTTCCGCAGCGTTCTCCAGACCAAAGCAACTGGGGGGAAGATGCTGGTGATCAGCAATATGGCCGTGTCAGAGGTCACAGCTCTTCTACCGCGTTACTCTGGAAGAATTTGTCTCGCTGCTTTCAACAGCCCACAGTCTTGCACCTTGTCTGGGGATGCAGATGCAATAGAAAACCTCCAGGAAGAGCTAAGCAGTTCAGCTAACGGTCAGAACCTCTTCATCCGGGTGCTAGAGGTCTCTGCTGCTTATCACAGCCACATGATGAATCCAATTCTGCCAAAAATTAGGGAGGCAATTGGTTCTTTAGAGGAGAATGAGCTTAGCACGCAGCTGTTCTCAACCGTGACAGGTAAAGAGGCACAGCAGGGGGATTTCTGCTCAGGTGATTACTGGGCGAGGAATATTCGTGAGCCAGTTGCTTTCGAGCAGGCAGTCAGATCAGCAAGTGGAGGCCAGAAAAGCTTAGTCTTTGTAGAAGTGGGTCCAAGGAGAGCTCTTCAGAGGAACATCATGGAAACTCTGGGGAACGACGTAACTGTCGTTGCCTCGCTGCAGCCAGACAAAGACCACGAGACACTCCTGTCCGTTGTTTCTAAGCTCTTTGAACTCGGTGTCCAGGTAGACTGGAACACCTTTTATGCGGGATATGAGACAGTGCCGCTGCCCTTCCCAAAATATCAATTTGATTGCTCGGACAGGGATGTGATCATTAAAGGTGCTCAGAAAAACACTGTGAGTACTCACCCATTGCTCTGCGCCACAGGAAGTGAAAAGAACACATTGCTTTGTGATGTGGTGTCTGATTCTGTCTTCTACCTGaaagaacacaaacacaacaaagtACCCATCATCCCCGGGTCCTTCTATGCCGAGCTGGGCTTAGCTGCATTCATGGCCTGTGCCAAACCGAAGGTCCCCCTCAATACACTGCAGCTTAGTGTCAATTTTCACAGCCCATTTATTCTTACCCCAAATTCTCCAGAGATGAAGGTGCAACTAGAGCAAAAAGAGAACAATACCAGCTTCACTGTGTTCTCGTCCTCAGCCACATGCGCATCAGGCACGGTGGTAGTGAAGAAAGAGCGACCAGTGGAAGAGCAGCGCATTGACCTCAATAGCATCTACAAAAGATGCACATCTGTTGTGACCTATCAGGAATTTTATGGCTATCTCTCCCAGGGTGGCTTTCAGTATGGAGATGTCTTTCAGAACAAAGCCAATGTTCACTATGGGGAAGATTTGAAAGAGGCCTATGCTGTTGTCACAGTTCAACAAGAACTGCTTCCTCAGCTGCACGACTACTGTGTTCATCCCGTTGTGCTGGACTTCCTCATGCAGCTTCTCCCGGTCACAGTAGAGCACATTTTTGCCGGTAGACCGGGCTTCCCTGCCAAAATCGGAAGTTTGACAGTGTCAGAGCCCTTGCAAGATGAGATGATTGTCTACTTGAGGGCTACCGACGTCGGTGCGGACCACTTTGAGGTCTGTGGGTGCTTTGCAGATAGAGATGGCAACGTTTTGGTTGAGGTGAAGGATGTGTTAATCAAATACCTTGGCAGTCGTTCTCATGTAGTTGAGGAGTACTTCTATCATAACCACTATAGCGTAATTTCCGAGGGGATCACAAATGATCCACCTCCGAAAGCGTTGGTCTTCTCTGACAGCATGGGTATCTCAAAATGCCTACAGCAAAACTTGGACTCCAGATCTCGCTACATCTCCTTCTCAAATGCGGAAGACCTCTTGAGCAGTGACTTTCCGACTCTGTTGTCAAACCTCAATATCACAAACATTGAGGACAACTTTGATGAGGTCTTGTTCCTGTGGGGCAAAGAGAACCTTAACTCACTTACGCCCGATGTCATCCTGGAGAATCTGACCAACTGCTGCGAAATGTTTAGACAAGTCATCCTACAGCTCAAGCGAATTCGCTTTCCAAACTCCATCCGAGCAATTACCTACTGTTCATCTGAGCTCACAGTCGATCACGTCAATCCAGGCTTTGCCATTGTCGGTATGACTCGTTCGTTTGCTGCAGAGATACCAGAACTTTCATTCCAATTGGTTGACATAAGCTCTGTCTCTGCTAAGGACATTGCAGCCCTCTCTGAGGTCCTACGCGCTTATCCTTGTAGCAAGTATCCAGAACTGGTGGTGAAAGACGGGGTCATTCTCAAACCTTCCATCGAGCGTACCCCTCCTGAATTAACTGAAAACTCTGAAGGGAGTTTCACCTCCAGCACGTCTGAACCTTGCGTCATTCAGACTGTTGGCGCTTTTAAAATAAGCCGGCTAACTGCTGTTCACTTTGACACTGAAGCCGAACAAATAAGTGCTACTTCTGTTGAAATTCAGCCCACCAAAGTATGCGTCCACTCGTCTGATTACTTTCCTGTGAGCACCTCACATTTGAACTTTGGCCAGACGTTGTACTGGAACACACACTCCTTACAGAACCATAAGCTACTCATGCTAGATTTCAGTGGCATCATTACAGGGGTCGGAAAAGAGGTTAAGAAATTAAAAGTGGGCGATTATGTGGCTTCTTGTTACCCTGTGGTGGCAGCCAGTAGGGTGAGGATTCCGCAGGGGGTTTGTTACAGCACCAAACGCCTCCCCTTCCTTCAATCAACACCCTGTCTGTCCTACTTTGTGCTGGCATGGGAGATACTGTATCGACTCTTGCCGAGATCCAAGCAAAATCTGGGCATTGTGTCTTTAGTTCCTGATTCTGTTCTGGTGAAAGTTTTGGCACTTGTGTCTCAGAAGTTAGGATGTACCGTTATTGTTGGAACACAGTGCAACGGCTCCTTTATAAATGCCAATGAAATGGGTGCACTCATAGTCCTGCCTCCATATGATGAATCCTTGATGATTAAAATATGCAACTTTCCTGGTGTCCAGAATGTTGTCCTTGTTCGTGAATACCAAACACAGCTTTTGGTGACCCAAGATGTGCTCCAGAGTTTCCAAGAAAGTGTCCATGTGCAAACAATTAACCTACCGGTTATCCTACAAAAAGGATCACTAAGTGCTCGAAGGCTGCATGTTTATCACATGCTCAAGTCTTTAAACCTGACTAAAACATTTAGCTTAGCAAGTTTTACGTTTCAGAATGTCACATCTGAGAAAATCCACAACCTTTATTCACAGTCCTACTTCAGTGCAAATAACCTGGCTGTTGTGGCTCTAGAAAAAGGCCCCCCCTCATCAACGTCAGACATTCCGCTGCTGCCCACAAAAAAGCAGATTTTCCGAAGGAAAGCGGTGTACATCGTAGCAGGCGGTCTGACCGGGCTGGGCTTTGAAACAGTCAAGTTTATCTCGCAAAGGGGAGGCGAGTTCGTCGTCATCCTTTCCAGGAGTAAGCCCTCGGCTGAGGTGCAGCAAGAGATCTGCAATGTTGAGAAGCAGTGCGGCAACAGTATCGTCAGCATGGAGTGCGACATATCAGTGTCTGGGCAAGTGCTCAAAGTTGTGAGTGACATCCATTTAAAGTTCAAGGGTTATCCAATCAGAGGAGTGTTTCATAGTGCGGTGGTCTTGCATGATGGGCTGATTGAAGCCCTTGATAGATCCCTCTACGAGAAAGTTTTTAAGCCCAAAGTGAATGGTGTGCTTAACTTGCACCATGCAACACTGAGCTGTCAGTTAGATTACTTTGTTTGTTACTCCTCCATATCAGCTTTTCTGGGAAATGCGTCACAAACAAACTACGCGGCAGCAAATACATTCCTGGACTTGTTCTGTCAATACAGGCGAAAGCTGGGACTGTCTGGACAGTCCATCAACTGGGGAGCTCTGGACCTCGGGCTATTGCTGAACAAGGAGCTCTTCCATCGGTTCCTGGAGGCCAAGGGCATGATGGTGCTGAAGGTTGCCGAGATCCACAAAAGCCTGGAGCAGTGCTTGCTCCTCAACCGACCCCAACAGGCCGTGTGCCGCTTTCACTTCAGAAACATCCGCTTCAATGTGCTCTCTCAGAACGCCGCTTTGACTATGCGGCTCTCCGCACTGGTGGAGCAAGCTTTTCAAAAGTCTAGAGAGTTCGACACGGAAAATAGAAACACTGTGGAAGTCCCGGCAAGGGATTACCTCATTTCACTGATCGTTAAAACCATAGGTTTGGAGGTGGACACAGTGAAAGACGACACTCCGCTCTCGTCACTCGGCATCGATTCCATGCAGGCCATGACTCTGCAAAACCTCATCTATCAGGACCGTGGTATCAATGTGCCTTTGGTGAAACTGTTGGACCCTAACGCTACGCTGTCGACAGTGATGGTCATCTTGAGTGAGGGGAACGGAGACGGAACTGAAGAGCAACTTTCAACTGACGAGAGCACTTTTTCCACCAAATTCTAA